One Fusarium poae strain DAOMC 252244 chromosome 4, whole genome shotgun sequence DNA window includes the following coding sequences:
- the TPI1 gene encoding triosephosphate isomerase (BUSCO:43450at5125), producing MARKFFVGGNFKMNGSKSSIKEIVDNLNNADLDKNAEVVVSPPALYLPIVRETLRKDVEVAAQNVYDKPNGAFTGEISVSQLKDSEINWAILGHSERRTIIGESDEVISSKTKYATENGLKVIWCCGESLETREAGKTIEFVSAQIESLKSQISDWSNIVIAYEPIWAIGTGKVATTEQAQEVHKAIRDLLRSISDKVADETRILYGGSVNEKNCGELSKQADIDGFLVGGASLKPAFVDIINATKQ from the exons ATGGCTCGCAAGTTCTTCGTCGGCGGCAACTTCAAGAT GAACGGCTCCAAGTCGTCCATCAAGGAGATTGtcgacaacctcaacaacGCTGACCTTGACAAGAACGCTG AGGTCGTTGTCTCCCCTCCTGCCCTCTACCTCCCCATTGTCCGCGAGACTCTCCGCAAGGACGTCGAGGTTGCCGCTCAGAACGTCTACGACAAGCCCAACGGCGCTTTCACTGGCGAGATCTCCGTCTCCCAGCTCAAGGACAGCGAGATCAACTGGGCCATCCTCGGTCACTCTGAGCGCCGAACCATCATTGGCGAGTCTGACGAGGTCATCTCCTCCAAGACCAAGTACGCTACCGAGAACGGTCTCAAGGTCATCTGGTGCTGCGGCGAGTCCCTCGAGACCCGTGAGGCTGGCAAGACCATTGAGTTCGTCTCTGCTCAGATCGAGTCCCTCAAGTCCCAGATTTCCGACTGGTCCAACATTGTCATCGCCTACGAGCCCATCTGGGCCATTGGTACTGGCAAGGTTGCCACCACTGAGCAGGCCCAGGAGGTCCACAAGGCCATCCGTGACCTCCTCCGTAGCATCAGCGACAAGGTTGCTGACGAGACCCGCATCCTCTACGGTGGCAGTGTCAACGAGAAGAACTGTGGCGAGCTCTCCAAGCAGGCCGACATTGACGGTTTCCTCGTTGGTGGTGCTTCTCTCAAGCCTGCTT TCGTCGACATCATCAACGCTACCAAGCAgtag
- a CDS encoding hypothetical protein (TransMembrane:1 (o324-342i)) yields the protein MTAAARLTFLSPQVLRGIRLTPRSTAGFARHRGTFARRRGKAIEPQLLKADPTLSLNTSHPLISDSAIRPQPETSTETQEQSQSTPDKSVSTHETQQQQGIASTNSPQNKENETAEEERARVAREEAKQSGPLEAVLHMQPPETKTKTKTTRPGPAMCPPPYVHHFDSYSLVKHLQEGGWSQEQATTSMKAIRTLLAENLEIAQSTLVSKSDVENETYLFTAACSELSTEIKNNRRLEEEQLRQQRTHLQHEVDILAQTLNQELHTLNDNVRGSFNDRKMAVREEQKVVESAVQQINYKISSVLSSDAKSEIEAVRWILIRRSVLGIIFMAVLTLGTLRYATYVSHERQREMDRIKREEEEKRRNGGKQDRTIDADAAAILAANG from the exons ATGACAGCCGCCGCCCGACTGACCTTCCTGAGCCCACAAGTGCTGCGTGGGATACGTCTAACGCCTCGCTCTACAGCTGGTTTTGCCAGGCATAGAGGCACCTTTGCACGGAGGAGAGGAAAGGCCATTGAGCCCCAGCTTCTAAAGGCAGACCCAACACTGAGCCTTAATACCTCGCATCCTCTTATCAGCGATAGCGCTATTCGTCCTCAACCCGAAACATCTACAGAAACCCAAGAACAATCGCAATCCACGCCAGACAAATCAGTTTCGACACACGAgacacagcaacaacagggCATTGCATCGACAAACAGCCCGcagaacaaagaaaatgAGACAGCCGAAGAGGAACGTGCTAGAGTGGCTCGTGAAGAGGCGAAGCAGAGCGGACCTCTAGAGGCCGTACTACACATGCAACCACCcgagacgaagacgaagacgaagacgacaagACCTGGCCCGGCCATGTGCCCACCACCATACGTCCACCACTTTGACAGTTACTCGCTTGTGAAGCATTTGCAGGAGGGAGGCTGGTCGCAAGAACAGGCTACAACTTCAATGAAGGCCATTCGAACGTTGCTCGCCGAGAACTTGGAAATTGCTCAATCAACTCTGGTTAGCAAGAGCGATGTTGAAAAT GAAACATATCTATTTACTGCGGCCTGTTCAGAGTTAAGCACCGAGATCAAAAACAACCGAAGGCTCGAAGAGGAACAACTACGGCAGCAACGTACACACCTACAGCACGAGGTTGATATTTTGGCACAAACACTGAACCAAGAGCTTCACACATTAAACGACAATGTACGAGGCTCGTTCAACGATCGTAAGATGGCTGTCAGGGAAGAGCAGAAAGTTGTGGAGAGCGCT GTTCAACAAATCAACTACAAAATCAGCAGTGTGCTTAGTAGCGATGCAAAGTCCGAGATTGAGGCTGTGCGCTGGATTCTCATCCGTCGTTCTGTCCTGGGCATAATCTTCATGGCCGTCTTAACACTGGGAACCTTGAGATATGCCACATACGTGAGCCACGAGCGACAAAGAGAAATGGATCGCATCAAgagagaggaggaggagaagagacGAAACGGAGGAAAGCAGGATCGCACAATCGATGCTGATGCGGCAGCGATTTTGGCCGCCAACGGATAA
- a CDS encoding hypothetical protein (BUSCO:53876at5125) — MTVKAIRQIAKGQNGLGAFILQCKKLDFYYCDWAGSSKGMNGFIKSLLPKFAAANPQVEFAISPRPGKHPVVVGHYINGLQKPICVRNLSPYEILQKAELLRDASGEKLKKHNQAVTSTRPSVRGVWSPYHGKGTPV; from the exons ATGACTGTCAAGGCGATAAGACAAATAGCCAAGGGCCAG aatggccttggcgCATTTATTCTGCAGTGCAAGAAGTTGGACTTTTATTACTGTGACTGGGCTGGCAGCTCCAAGGGCATGAA CGGCTTCATCAAGTCTCTTCTTCCCAAGTTCGCTGCCGCCAACCCTCAAGTCGAATTCGCCATCTCCCCCCGACCCGGCAAGCACCCCGTCGTCGTCGGCCACTACATCAACGGTCTACAAAAGCCCATCTGTGTACGAAACCTATCACCATACGAGATTCTTCAGAAGGCCGAGCTGTTGCGGGATGCCAGCGGAGAAAAGCTCAAGAAACACAACCAGGCCGTGACCAGCACCAGGCCAAGTGTGCGTGGTGTCTGGTCTCCATACCACGGCAAGGGAACGCCTGTTTAG
- a CDS encoding hypothetical protein (BUSCO:26907at5125), whose product MDLRRVTAEDDGSSTIAPTSPPLRRRVSMEEDLHYQRVMTNQPRPSQPPPYQQERDPPSTTSDVSQHGDILGKEKELKTGGGGQTQLHPDTGKEKLPAYNNSISLEGVFDKKHEIENLIKRAEDRQWYPVYVCLNGTALNIYGTKKAWSWGRTRDDGPSVNPDNPPWVKKGKLEKTYSLLYADVGIAADYKKRRYTIRVRAETDQFLLCCVELSTFNKWLEGLFAAIDIALPLEDRDFPRDMSIPRIQRIRWFHGQSPTATAIDLSELGIETGSEEISATTSETRSSLPLAPESQTRLEPEIEVEGDEEEVVEPPPPRIDLARRLSTTSYNNMGIDPVDGKWIPEHQWSSAHDLLYAKLCYSNLLFRSPRKTPYIINKGKKFYVDWTTGRTVRVLPPAYGEIDYFGAWQTVHTENRLI is encoded by the exons ATGGACCTCCGCAGGGTCACGGCCGAGGACGATGGATCATCCACGATCGCTCCCACCTCGCCGCCCCTTAGGCGGCGTGTCTCAATGGAGGAGGACCTTCACTATCAGCGTGTCATGACGAACCAACCTCGACCCTCCCAGCCGCCTCCGTACCAGCAAGAGCGAGATCCGCCGTCGACAACATCGGACGTCTCCCAACATGGAGATATTCTGgggaaggagaaggagctcAAGACTGGCGGGGGCGGCCAAACTCAACTTCACCCGGAtacaggaaaagaaaagcttCCCGCCTACAACAATTCAATATCATTAGAGGGCGTCTTTGATAAGAAACACGAAATCGAAAACTTGATAAAGAGGGCCGAAGATCGTCAATGGTATCCCGTATATGTTTGTCTGAATGGCACCGCGCTTAACATCTATGGCACCAAGAAGGCTTGGAGCTGGGGTAGGACGCGCGACGATGGACCGTCTGTTAACCCAGATAACCCTCCATGGGTGAAGAAGggcaagcttgagaagacGTATAGTCTGCTGTATGCGGATGTTGGTATCGCTGCCGACTATAAGAA ACGGCGATATACCATCCGCGTTCGAGCCGAGACTGATCAATTTCTCTTGTGCTGTGTCGAATTGAGCACGTTCAACAAATGGCTCGAAGGTCTATTTGCAGCCATCGACATCGCCCTACCATTGGAAGACCGAGACTTTCCTCGCGATATGTCTATACCCCGGATACAACGAATCCGTTGGTTTCACGGCCAGTCACCTACCGCTACGGCCATCGACTTGTCGGAGCTAGGAATTGAAACAGGCTCTGAAGAAATATCAGCGACAACAAGCGAGACTCGTTCATCTTTACCTTTGGCTCCAGAATCCCAAACCCGGCTTGAACCTGAAATTGAGGTTGAaggtgatgaagaagaagtggtagaacctcctcctcctcggatAGACCTTGCCCGACGACTCAGCACAACGTCATACAACAATATGGGCATCGACCCTGTCGACGGAAAATGGATACCAGAACATCAGTGGTCGAGTGCTCACGATTTGCTGTATGCCAAGCTTTGTTACAGCAACCTTCTTTTCCGAAGTCCCCGCAAAACGCCATACATCATCAATAAGGGCAAAAAGTTTTATGTTGATTGGACGACTGGCCGAACTGTCAGGGTTCTACCGCCAGCCTATGGTGAGATCGACTACTTTGGTGCTTGGCAAACGGTTCATACCGAAAACAGACTCATCTAA
- the MRT4 gene encoding mRNA turnover and ribosome assembly protein (BUSCO:45378at5125) has protein sequence MPKSRRAKVVHLTQVDKKTRENKDKLFQNIRDSVPEYQNCFVFSVDNMRNNHLKDVRRELSDCRLFFGKTKLMAKALGQTPEEAIAPGIEDLSKYLTGTVGLILTNRPAEEILSYFENLAPVDFARAGAVATRDFSIPTGVVYATAGEVPAEHDVPLAHTIEPELRRLGVPTRMIKGRVVLGDEAGQGEEYTVCKEGDVLDSRQTRLLKVFDMCMSEFKVKVLAYWNAANSEVTEVNTNAMDEN, from the exons ATGCCCAAGTCAAGACGCGCAAAGGTCGTTCACCTCACCCAGGTCGACAAGAAGACGCGCGAGAACAAGGACAAGCTCTTCCAGAATATCCGCGACTCTGTCCCCGAGTACCAGAACTGCTTCGTCTTTAGCGTTGACAACATGCGAAACAACCACCTCAAGGACGTTCGTCGTGAGCTTTCTGATTGCCG TCTCTTCTTTGGCAAGACAAAGCTCATGGCCAAGGCCCTTGGTCAGACTCCCGAGGAAGCTATCGCTCCTGGAATTGAGGACCTCAGCAAATACTTGACCGGTACAGTCGGCCTGATCTTGACCAACCGTCCCGCCGAAGAAATCCTCTCTTACTTTGAGAACCTCGCTCCTGTCGACTTTGCCCGCGCCGGCGCCGTCGCCACCCGCGACTTCTCTATTCCCACTGGTGTTGTCTACGCTACTGCCGGTGAGGTTCCCGCCGAGCACGATGTTCCTCTGGCGCACACCATCGAGCCCGAGCTGCGACGTCTTGGTGTTCCTACCCGCATGATCAAGGGCCGAGTCGTTCTTGGTGACGAGGCCGGCCAGGGCGAGGAGTACACTGTCTGCAAGGAGGGTGATGTTTTGGATTCGCGACAGACAAGGTTGCTCAAGGTTTTTGATATGTGCATGAGCGagttcaaggtcaaggtgcTAGC ATACTGGAACGCTGCCAACTCTGAAGTGACAGAAGTCAACACCAATGCTATGGACGAGAATTAG
- a CDS encoding hypothetical protein (BUSCO:44539at5125), which translates to MASNGNVAQQDQYKEPAGQQQTAPTTSAADGSTTAAASANSNLSKDEVGWYFVEQYYNTLSKSPEKLHLFYGKRSQFVYGQEAEVANVSVGRQLIQERIKELDFQDCKVRVSNVDSQASFENIVIQVIGETSNKGAEPRKFVQTFVLAQQPSGYFVLNDILRYIDEETEAEATTAPEETPEKATEETAAPATEEAAPPAEPEAPKSVEETQEEAPAQPLDAEVVDHKLEEVSTSKDSVTLNGSVDDKSVAEDKVPEAKSEAPAETADEAAEELAEEDVKEEEKPKDPSPTPVSKPIAAPPAAPEKPAGPPKPMTWASRAAAALPRPVVPLSKTPPVNQSRAPAPASSAPTSQPAAAPASTANTPASEAAPKEAAGWQTAGSDSKRQARPQSVSGPPPTEKEGTLGYVKYVTDKVQDADLKNALAAYGELTYFDINRQKNCAFVEYKTPEGYQAAAAANPHTVNGESIVVEARRPKANAYGGTSYGGRGPAPGRGRGGAEGGRSGGQGSRGNFSGQNRGRGGAARGRGGAAQPQNA; encoded by the exons ATGGCCTCCAACGGTAACGTCGCCCAACAGGACCAGTACAAGGAACCTGCAGGCCAACAACAAACAGCTCCCACTACCTCCGCCGCCGATGGCTCTACTACCGCTGCCGCTTCtgccaacagcaacttgtCCAAGGATGAGGTTGGCTGGTACTTTGTCGAGCAATACTACAACACCTTGAGCAAGTCGCCCGAGAAGCTCCAC CTCTTCTACGGCAAGCGCTCGCAATTCGTCTACGGTCAAGAGGCTGAGGTCGCCAACGTCTCTGTTGGTCGACAG CTTATCCAAGAACGAATCAAGGAGCTCGACTTCCAAGACTGCAAGGTTAGAGTATCCAACGTGGACTCGCAAGCATCATTTGAAAATATTGTTATTCAAGTGATTGGCGAGACATCCAACAAGGGTGCCGAGCCTAGAAAATTCGTCCAGACCTTTGTCCTCGCTCAGCAGCCCTCCGGCTACTTCGTCCTGAACGATATCCTCCGATATATCGATGAGGAGACCGAGGCTGAGGCTACCACTGCCCCCGAGGAGACCCCCGAAAAGGCTACCGAGGAGACTGCCGCCCCTGCTACTGAGGAAGCTGCACCTCCTGCTGAGCCTGAAGCACCCAAATCTGTCGAGGAGACTCAAGAAGAGGCTCCTGCTCAACCCCTCGATGCCGAGGTTGTCGACCACAAGCTGGAGGAGGTTTCTACGTCTAAGGACAGTGTGACTCTCAACGGTAGTGTCGACGACAAATCAGTCGCCGAGGACAAGGTCCCCGAGGCTAAGTCTGAGGCTCCTGCTGAGACTGCCGACGAGGCTGCTGAAGAACTGGCCGAGGAAGatgtcaaggaggaagagaagccCAAGGACCCTAGCCCTACACCTGTATCCAAGCCCATCGCTGCCCCTCCTGCCGCTCCCGAGAAGCCTGCCGGTCCCCCTAAGCCTATGACCTGGGCTAGCCGAGCTGCTGCCGCTCTTCCTCGACCTGTCGTTCCTCTTTCCAAGACTCCTCCCGTCAACCAGAGCCGCGCTCCTGCTCCCGCTTCTTCTGCCCCTACTTCTCAACCCGCTGCCGCCCCCGCTTCTACTGCTAATACCCCTGCTTCTGAGGCTGCCCCTAAGGAGGCTGCCGGATGGCAGACTGCTGGCAGTGACTCTAAGCGACAAGCCCGACCTCAGTCTGTTTCCGGACCTCCTCCTACTGAGAAGGAGGGCACTCTCGGATATGTTAAGTACGTGACAGACAAGGTTCAGGATGCCGATCTCAAGAATGCTCTCGCCGCTTATGGCGAACTGACCTACTTTGACATCAACCGTCAGAAG AACTGTGCCTTTGTCGAGTACAAGACCCCCGAGGGTTACCAGGCGGCTGCCGCTGCCAACCCCCACACCGTTAACGGTGAGAGCATCGTCGTTGAGGCCCGACGTCCCAAGGCCAACGCATACGGAGGCACCAGCTACGGTGGACGAGGCCCCGCTCCCGGACGTGGCCGTGGAGGTGCTGAGGGTGGCCGATCTGGTGGCCAGGGCTCTCGAGGCAACTTTTCTGGTCAGAACCGTGGCCGCGGTGGCGCTGCTCGCGGCCGTGGCGGTGCTGCCCAGCCCCAGAACGCTTAA